Part of the Sinomonas atrocyanea genome is shown below.
GAGCGAGCCGCGTGACGTCCAGGTCGAGGTTGCGGGCCAGGAGGTTGCCGGTCCCGAGGGGAACGAGCCCGAGGGCGGCGTCCGTGCCGGCCAGCACCTCGGCGACCACCCGCACCGTCCCGTCCCCGCCGCAGGGGATCACGACGTCGGCCCCCGCCTCGAGCGCCCGGCGCGCGGCGGTGTAGCCCGGATCGGCCTTGGTGGTGTGGAAGACGAGCGGCTCCGGCCAGCCGGCCCCGCGGCAGGCGGCCTCGATGAGCATCCGCGCCTCGTCGGCGCGCTCCTTGATGGGGTTGAGCACCACGGCGACCTGCTGGGGCCCCGCCGGCGGCGGCCCGGCGGGCTCCGCCATGGCGCTGCGGGCGTGCTGCTCCTTGAGCCGGCGCACGCCCCACCAGCTGGCGACCGCGACGCCGCCAGCGGCGGCTACAGCACCCGCAATGATCCACCCGCGCATGATGCTCTCACTCTATCCCGCCACGCTCGGGCACCGATCCGCCCCCCAGGGCCGCCGGGCCCGGGCCCCTCGGTCCCGCGGCGCTGCCGCCTCCGGTTAGTCTTGGACTCGTGATCGACGTCAAGGACCTTACTGAGAATCCGGACAAGTACCGTGCGAGCCAGCGCGCCCGCGGGGCGGACGAGGCGCTCGTCGACTCGATCATCGCTGCCGACACGCGGCGCCGCGCATCGCTGACCGAGTACGAGTCGCTGCGCGCCCAGCAGAACGTGTACGGCAAGAAGGTCGCCGCCGCCAAGGGCGAGGAGAAGCAGGCGCTCCTGGCCGAGGTGAAGGACCTCGCGCAGAAGGTCAAGGCCGCGCAGGCCACTGCCGACGAGGCGCAGGGCGAGATGGACGAGCTCATGCGCGTCGTGCCGAACCTCATCGTCGAGGGCGTCCCGGCCGGCGGCGAGGATGACTACGCGGTCGTCAAGACCGTCGGCACGCCCCGCGACTTCGCGGCCGAGGGCTTCGAGCCGCGCGACCACCTCGAGCTCGGCGAGCTCCTCGGCGCGATCGACATGGAGCGCGGTGCCAAGGTCTCCGGCTCGCGGTTCTACTTCCTGCGCGGAGTCGGGGCCCGGCTCGAGCTGGCCCTCCTGCAGATGGCCATGGACCAGGCCGTCCAGAACGGCTTCATCCCGATGATCACCCCCACGCTCGTGCGTCCGGAGACGATGCAGGGCACCGGGTTCGACGTCGCGCACGACGCCGAGATCTACCGCCTGGCCGAGGACGACCTCTACCTCGTGGGCACCTCGGAGGTGGCCCTGGCCGGCTACCACGCCGACGAGATCCTCGACCTCGCCGGCGGCCCGATCCGCTACGCCGGCTGGTCCTCGTGCTACCGGCGCGAGGCGGGTTCGCACGGCAAGGACACCCGCGGGATCATCCGCGTGCACCAGTTCAACAAGGTCGAGATGTTCATCTACTGCCCGCAGGAGGAGGCCGAGGCGGAGCACGCCCGCCTGCTCGCGTGGGAAGAGGAGATGCTCGCCAAGGTCGAGCTGCCCTACCGGGTCATCGACACCGCCGCCGGGGACCTCGGCATGAGCGCGGCCCGCAAGTTCGACTGCGAGGCCTGGGTCCCCACCCAGGGACGCTACCGCGAGCTGACCTCGACCTCGAACTGCACCGGCTTCCAGGCCCGCCGGCTCAACATCCGCGAGCGCGTGCTCGACGCCGAGGGCGCGTCCAAGGGGACGCGCGCCGTCGCGACGCTCAACGGCACCCTCGCCACGACGCGCTGGATCGTGGCCATCCTCGAGCACCACCAGAATGCCGATGGCTCCGTGAACGTGCCCGCGGCCCTGCGCCCGTACCTCGGCGGCCTCGAGGTCCTCCCCGTCCTGTAGCCGCCCCCGCCGCTGCCCTCAGCGGACGACGGCGGGTGCGCGCCCGTCGTCGTGCGGCGCGGTCCGCGCCCCCAGCCACAGCGCCCTGCGTTTCGGTCAACGCCACGGTCTCTCTCCGCGGGCCTGGACCGAAGCGCAGGGCCTTCTGCAGCCGAGGCGGGGGCTGGGGTTGTCCACATACACCCCCAAGGCCCTCCAGGGGCGCGGCTGGAGACGCTGTGCTGGTGCCGTGAGATTTCCCCAGACCGCCTTCGCCAGCTCTCTTTCAGCCCTCACGGGCCGCACCCCACGTCGACTCGCACGCGCGTACGCCGCGGGGGCCCTCGTCCGGTTGCGCCGAGGCGTCTACGTCGGCATCGACGAGTGGTTCGCCGCGACGGCGGCAGGACGCTACGCGATGACGACGGCGTCGCTCGCCGTCGGCGGCAACGCACCGGTGCTGTGCCGCGAGACCGCGCTGCTCGCCTGGGGGCTCGAGCTCCCGAGCATGCCCAGCCACGTCCGCTACCGCACAGACCGCCGCGCAGCCGTGGGCGGGGGTCCTCCGCCTATGCTCTACGGGAACCCTGAGTCGGCGGAGCGCCTGTGGCAGGAGCGGACGCGTGAGCAGCCGGGGCCCGTCCCGCTGGGGTTTCCCGATGCGAAGCACCTGGGCTTCCCCACGGCAGCCGCGGTTCCCCTCTATCTGCCCCACCTCGATCTCACGTTGCCCCTCGAGCCCTTCGACGAGGCCTTCGTGGACACGGTGCCGAGGCTCAGCTTCGCCGAGGGCCTGGTCTTCGCGGATGCCGTGCTCGCCCGCCGTCCCGGGCTGAAGGTCACCCGGACGCTCGAGGATCTCCGGCGGCTGTGCGCCGCGATGGACAACCGCGCTGCGCAGGCGCGCCTGAACCAGGTTCTGGACCTCGCGTCGGGTGCGTCGGAGTCCGTGGGCGAATCCCTCAGCCGCGCTCTCATGTGGGACCTGGGATTCGAGATGCCGGAGCTCCAGGTCTGGATCGTCAAGGACGGGCGGCGCATCGCCCGTGTCGACTACCGCTGGGCCCAGATCCGGCTCGTGGGAGAGTTCGACGGCCTGCAGAAGTACCTCCGGTCCCAGAAGCTCAGCGGGAAGTCGGCCTCGCAGGTGGTCGTCGAGGAGAAGCTGCGCGAGGACGAGATCCGCTCGACGGGGGAGCGCGTGGTGCGCTGGGTGTGGGCCGACCTTCTGGAGCCGGCACGGTTCGCTGCGATCCTGCATCGCGCCGGTGTGCCGCGGCGCACGACGGCGCGAGCGGCCTGGCGTTGAACGCCGCGCCCTGCGTTTCGGTCAGGGCCCCGGTCCCGTTCCCGAGGCGTTGACCGAAAGGGAGGGGCATTCAGGGCCGGCGGATGGGCACGCGCCGTCGTGTGTTCACGCCGATTTCATGCCGTGTGTGTCATGAGTCCTACGGCCTGCACAGGCCGGGGTGCTTCACTAGTACGCATGACAACAACGCTGAATGCTGGCATCGATGACCAGCGAACTGCCTTCAACCGCAGGCTGATCGGCCTCGACGTGGACGGGACCCTCGTCGACCACTACGGCCACATGTCCCCGGCCATCCGCGAGCTCGGCGCCGCGGTCGTCCAGGCGGGCCACGAGGTCGTGATCGCCACCGGCCGCTCCCTGGGGGCCACGCTCCCGGTCGTCGAGCTGCTCGGCGTGGACCACGGGTACGCCGTCTGCAGCAACGGCGGCGTGACGGTGCAGATCCACGCGGGCGCCGACGGCGGGTACACGGTGATCGACCGGCGCTCCTTCGACCCCGCCCCGGCGCTCAAGGCGCTGCGCCACCGCCTCCCGAACGCCAAGTATGCCCTTGAGGACATCCAGGGCAACTTCCTCTCCACCGAGCGCTTCCAGGATGCGAGCTTCGGCGTCGAGGCCACCGGTGTGACCTTCGAGGAGCTCCTCGAGGCCGAGGCCGTCAGGCTCGTCGTGTTCTCCACCGACTCGACCGCCGAGGAGTTCGGCACGGCGGTGCAGTCGATCGGCCTGCACGGCGTGACCTACTCGGTGGGCTGGACCGCGTGGCTGGACATCGCGGCCCAGGGCGTGACCAAGGCCAGCGGCCTCGAGAACGTGCGCGAGCTGCTCGGCGTCGACCGCGCCCACACGGTCGCGATCGGCGACGGCCGCAACGACATCGAGATGCTCCAGTGGGCCGGCCGCGGCGTGGCCATGGGGCAAGCGCCGGCCGAGGTCAAGGCCGCCGCCAACGAGGTCACCGCGACCGTTGAGGAGGACGGTGCCGCCGCCGTCCTCCGCTCGCTCCTCTAACGCGGCGGGGCGTCAGCGAGCCCCAGGAGCCGGGCGGCCGCGGGCCGCGCAGCCCATTCCTCGGGCCAGTGCGCCCGGGCGATCGCCTTGGACACGGCCTGCGCGGTGATGCCGAGCGCCTCGGCCACGGCCTTCTGCTGCCCCCGGACGCCGGGGGTGAGCAGGTCGAGGACCCGCCACTCCGCCGCGGTGCGCTTCGCGACGGCGAGGCCGATCAGGCGCAGGACCCCCTCGGCGTCCCGTGCGAGGTCCGGATCCGGCGCGTCCACCGCGATCGCGGGCGCGTCGCCGCTCGCCTGCGCGCGTTCGACGGCGCGCCGCGAGTGCACGAGTGCCTCGCCGCGGACGTCCGCGACCCCCAGCGGGAGGGGCTCGTCGAGACGCCCGACGCCGATCCCCACGTTCCAGCGCACGCCGCCGCACGCGTCGGGCCGCAGGGCGGTGAGGGCGGCGTCGACCACCGGGCCGGGCGCGGCGAAGACGGCCTGGGCCTCGTCGCCCACGGTCCGGTCGAAGGGCACGTCCGGCTGCAGCCGGGCCAGGGCCCGGAGCAGCTCCGGGACACGGTCGCCCGGGCCTCGCTCGCGCTGGTTGATCGTGACCGTGTACATGCACAGAGCGTAGCGGCGGAGCCGCGGCGAGCCACGGAAGCCGGCGGAGGTGGCTCCCCAACGAGGCGGAGGTGGCTCCCCAACGACGCGGAGGTGGCTCCCCACCGTGGGTGAGGAGCCACCTCCGCAGGCTCGAGGGGTCACGTCCGCGCCCCTCGAGGAGTCGCGCCGCGACCGGGGACTAGTGTCCCTGCGCCTCGAAGCGCTTGATCGAGGCCTCGAGCTCGGCCTCGGCGGCCGCGCGGTCGGCCCAGCCGGCCGGCTTGACCCACTTGCCCGGCTCGAGGTCCTTGTAGCGGGTGAAGAAGTGCTCGATCTCCTTGATGAGGAACTCGTCCAGGTCGGACGCCTCCTGGATGTGGTCGAAGCGCTTGTCCGCCGGGACGCACACGAGCTTGGCGTCGCCGCCCGACTCGTCCTCCATGTTGAAGATCGCGATCGGGCGCGCCTCCATGACGATCCCCGGGAACAGGTCGACGTCCGGGTACCAGACGAGCGCGTCGAGCGGGTCGCCGTCCTCGCCGAGGGTGTCCTCGAAGTAGCCGTAGTGCGTCGGGTACTGCATCGAGGTGAAGAGGACGCGGTCCAGGCGGACGCGGCCGGTCTCGTGGTCCACCTCGTACTTCACGCGCGAGCCGCGCGGGATCTCGATCGTGACATCGTGCTTCATAGGTGCTCCTTGCATGGCCCCGCTGGGCCGGACGGCATCGTTCACGGCGGCCGCCGGGGCCCGGCGCGTGAGGGCCCGGCCACGGCGGCGACTACGATGAAGGATATCTGCCTTGGGGCCCTCGCTCCCCGTATCGAGGCCACACCTGCACCCGAGGACGGAGCCCTCCATGACTTCCGAGCGCGGCCGCCGCACGCCCCTGGGCAGTGCGTGGGCGCTCGTGGCCTGCGCCGTCGTCCTCGCGGTCGCGGTGGCCGCCGCCCTGCTGGCCACGGGCGCGGCGACCCGCGCGCGGGCGGCACTGTTCCCGGCGCCGAGGCCCGCCGCGACGACCCCGGCGTGGCTCGCGCCGCCGTCGTCCGCCCCCACGCTCGAGGGGGCCGCGACCCTCTCGCCCGCCGCGGCGGAGCCCGCGCCCGCCGCCCTCGCCAAGGAACTGGGGGACGCGTTCAAGCCCGCCGGGGGCACGATCAGCGCCACCGTGCTCGACGGCCTCACCGGCCAGACGCTCTACTCGCAGGGCGGCACCGAGGGGCACGTGCCGGCCTCCAACCTCAAGCTCCTCACGGCCGCCGCAGCCCTGACCACCCTCGGCCCGGACACGACGCTCAGCACCAAGGCCGTGCGCGGACAGGACCCCGGCACGGTGGTGCTCGTGGGCGGCGGCGACGTCATGCTCGGCGCCGGGGCCTCCCAGCCGGACGCGGTGATGGGCCGGGCCGGCATGGCGACGCTCGCGGACCAGACCGCCGCCGCCCTCCTCCAGGCCGCCGCGCCGTCCACGCACGACGCCGCGGGGGCGCCCCGCGCGTCCGCCTCGCCGCCGGCGCCGCTCCCCGCCACGGTCACGGTGCGCCTCGACGACACCCTCTTCACGGGCCCCTCCCTCAATCCGGCGTGGGACCCCGAGGACGTCGCTGCCGGCGAGATCGCCCCCCTGTATGCCCTCGCCCTCAACGCCGGCCGCAGCGCCCCCGGCGCCGCCGGCCCCCGCCCCCAGGACTCCGCGATGGACGCCGCCGCGGCCTTCCGGACCGAGCTCGCCAAGGACCTCGCCGCTGCCGGCGTGAAGGTCGCGGACGGGATCGAGCGCGCCGCCGCCCCCGCCGGGGCGCCCCAGCTCGCCGCCGTGCAGAGCGCCACGGTCGCGGACCAGCTGGGCTACACGCTGCGCGAGTCGGACAACTACGCCGCCGAGGCCCTCGGCCGCCTCGCCTCCCACGCCGCGGGCGGCCCGGCCAGCAACGACGGCGCGGTGGCCGCGCTCAAGGCCGCGGCCTCCCGGGTCCTGGGCAGCGCGGACGGCTTCCAGCTCTCCGACGCGTGCGGGCTCGCCATCGCCGACCGGGCGGCGCCGACCGCCCTCGCTGGCCTGGTCC
Proteins encoded:
- a CDS encoding HAD family hydrolase, whose translation is MTTTLNAGIDDQRTAFNRRLIGLDVDGTLVDHYGHMSPAIRELGAAVVQAGHEVVIATGRSLGATLPVVELLGVDHGYAVCSNGGVTVQIHAGADGGYTVIDRRSFDPAPALKALRHRLPNAKYALEDIQGNFLSTERFQDASFGVEATGVTFEELLEAEAVRLVVFSTDSTAEEFGTAVQSIGLHGVTYSVGWTAWLDIAAQGVTKASGLENVRELLGVDRAHTVAIGDGRNDIEMLQWAGRGVAMGQAPAEVKAAANEVTATVEEDGAAAVLRSLL
- a CDS encoding inorganic diphosphatase; the protein is MKHDVTIEIPRGSRVKYEVDHETGRVRLDRVLFTSMQYPTHYGYFEDTLGEDGDPLDALVWYPDVDLFPGIVMEARPIAIFNMEDESGGDAKLVCVPADKRFDHIQEASDLDEFLIKEIEHFFTRYKDLEPGKWVKPAGWADRAAAEAELEASIKRFEAQGH
- the serS gene encoding serine--tRNA ligase, whose translation is MIDVKDLTENPDKYRASQRARGADEALVDSIIAADTRRRASLTEYESLRAQQNVYGKKVAAAKGEEKQALLAEVKDLAQKVKAAQATADEAQGEMDELMRVVPNLIVEGVPAGGEDDYAVVKTVGTPRDFAAEGFEPRDHLELGELLGAIDMERGAKVSGSRFYFLRGVGARLELALLQMAMDQAVQNGFIPMITPTLVRPETMQGTGFDVAHDAEIYRLAEDDLYLVGTSEVALAGYHADEILDLAGGPIRYAGWSSCYRREAGSHGKDTRGIIRVHQFNKVEMFIYCPQEEAEAEHARLLAWEEEMLAKVELPYRVIDTAAGDLGMSAARKFDCEAWVPTQGRYRELTSTSNCTGFQARRLNIRERVLDAEGASKGTRAVATLNGTLATTRWIVAILEHHQNADGSVNVPAALRPYLGGLEVLPVL
- the dacB gene encoding D-alanyl-D-alanine carboxypeptidase/D-alanyl-D-alanine endopeptidase — encoded protein: MTSERGRRTPLGSAWALVACAVVLAVAVAAALLATGAATRARAALFPAPRPAATTPAWLAPPSSAPTLEGAATLSPAAAEPAPAALAKELGDAFKPAGGTISATVLDGLTGQTLYSQGGTEGHVPASNLKLLTAAAALTTLGPDTTLSTKAVRGQDPGTVVLVGGGDVMLGAGASQPDAVMGRAGMATLADQTAAALLQAAAPSTHDAAGAPRASASPPAPLPATVTVRLDDTLFTGPSLNPAWDPEDVAAGEIAPLYALALNAGRSAPGAAGPRPQDSAMDAAAAFRTELAKDLAAAGVKVADGIERAAAPAGAPQLAAVQSATVADQLGYTLRESDNYAAEALGRLASHAAGGPASNDGAVAALKAAASRVLGSADGFQLSDACGLAIADRAAPTALAGLVRAMALGSDPRLRAALDGLPVAGLDGTLAGRFGGAAAGGAGVVRAKTGTLNTVAALSGYAVDADGRLLVFSVLANGLDPAKRESVLAAIDDGVAALAGCGCRG